Proteins from a genomic interval of Nocardioidaceae bacterium:
- a CDS encoding ATP-binding protein: protein MNPQKVRPSVVDTRLDATRQVEGHLRVPFHPSSAAVARRQLRLWLTRHGAGTRVPDFEDLVDCAELVVSELVGNAIRHAQPVQGGVLTLCWSLSPDGLVVSVTDGGSALVPHRVDAPPSAQSGRGMAIVDSLTKRWWTELTAERATVHALIAPG, encoded by the coding sequence ATGAATCCGCAGAAGGTACGCCCGTCGGTCGTCGACACACGTCTCGACGCCACGCGACAGGTCGAAGGCCACCTGCGCGTGCCGTTCCACCCCTCCTCGGCGGCGGTCGCGCGCCGCCAGCTGCGGCTGTGGCTCACGCGCCACGGGGCCGGCACGCGGGTTCCCGACTTCGAGGACCTCGTCGACTGCGCCGAGCTCGTCGTCTCCGAGCTCGTGGGCAACGCGATCCGCCACGCCCAACCGGTGCAGGGCGGCGTGCTGACGCTCTGCTGGAGCCTGAGCCCCGACGGCCTGGTCGTCTCGGTGACCGACGGTGGCTCCGCGCTCGTGCCGCACCGGGTGGACGCACCGCCGTCGGCACAGTCCGGCCGCGGCATGGCGATCGTCGACTCGCTGACCAAGCGCTGGTGGACCGAGCTGACCGCCGAGCGAGCCACGGTGCACGCCCTCATCGCTCCCGGCTGA
- a CDS encoding glycerophosphodiester phosphodiesterase — translation MPPPSQPQIVAHRGDSATEAEHTLGAYVRALEAGAEAVECDVRLTADGHLVCAHDRDLRRTASHRGVISTMTLEELDAIDVASWKNPWRDFDDEAEERDRSWDTVLPLRTLLETIASQPRRIEVAIETKHPTRYAGLVEKRVVDLLREFGWHTGERARVLSFSWVALTRVRRQEPRIPIVYCMDKRRTWVLAQGVDDRGWIAAPDIKLLRRDASLRDACRTGARRMHVWTVNELADLEWCASLGVEAVITDKPGDMLRGRDSLPSG, via the coding sequence GTGCCCCCTCCGTCGCAGCCGCAGATCGTCGCCCACCGCGGCGACAGCGCGACGGAGGCCGAGCACACGCTGGGGGCATACGTGCGCGCACTCGAGGCAGGTGCCGAGGCGGTCGAGTGCGACGTACGCCTGACCGCGGACGGGCACCTCGTCTGTGCGCACGACCGGGACCTGCGACGCACCGCGAGCCACCGTGGCGTCATCAGCACGATGACGCTGGAGGAGCTCGACGCCATCGACGTGGCGAGCTGGAAGAACCCCTGGCGCGACTTCGACGACGAGGCCGAGGAGCGCGACCGCTCCTGGGACACGGTGCTGCCGCTGCGCACGCTGCTCGAGACCATCGCGAGCCAGCCCCGGCGCATCGAGGTCGCCATCGAGACCAAGCACCCGACCAGGTACGCGGGGCTGGTCGAGAAGCGGGTGGTGGACCTGCTGCGCGAGTTCGGGTGGCACACCGGCGAACGCGCCCGGGTGCTGAGCTTCTCGTGGGTGGCGCTGACGCGGGTCCGCCGGCAGGAGCCGCGGATCCCGATCGTCTACTGCATGGACAAGCGGCGCACGTGGGTACTCGCGCAGGGTGTCGACGACAGAGGGTGGATCGCCGCCCCGGACATCAAGCTGCTGCGGCGTGACGCCTCGCTGCGTGACGCCTGCCGTACGGGGGCGCGCCGCATGCACGTCTGGACGGTGAACGAGCTCGCCGACCTGGAATGGTGTGCCTCGCTGGGGGTTGAGGCGGTCATCACGGACAAGCCGGGCGACATGCTGCGAGGCCGTGACTCTTTACCCAGCGGCTAG